A window of the Malaclemys terrapin pileata isolate rMalTer1 chromosome 6, rMalTer1.hap1, whole genome shotgun sequence genome harbors these coding sequences:
- the SYT4 gene encoding synaptotagmin-4 isoform X1: MAPISASREEFDEIPTVVGIFSAFGLVFTVSLFAWICCQRKSSKSNKTPPYKFVHVLKGVDIYPENLNSKKKFGADDKSEAKSKSVMPKNSLHLDLEKRDLNGNFPKTTPKIQSSPDLENLTPKHFVEREKDSISPESLKSNTSLSSEEKQDKLGTLFFSLEYNFEKKAFVVNIKEARGLPAMDEQSMTSDPYIKMTILPEKKHKVKTRVLRKTLDPAFDETFTFYGIPYSQVQDLILHFMILSFDRFSRDDIIGEVLIPLEGIELSEGRMLMNREIIKRNVRKSSGRGELLISLCYQSTTNTLTVVVLKARHLPKADVSGLSDPYVKVNLYHAKKRISKKKTHVKKCTPNAVFNELFVFDIPCEGLEDISIEFLVLDSDRGSRNEIIGRLTLGASAEGTSGEHWKEICEYPRRQIAKWHMLCDG; the protein is encoded by the exons ATGAAATTCCTACAGTGGTTGGGATCTTTAGTGCTTTTGGCCTTGTCTTCACAGTCTCCCTCTTTGCTTGGATCTGCTGCCAGCGTAAATCTTCCAAATCCAACAAGACCCCTCCCTACAAATTTGTCCATGTGCTGAAGGGGGTTGACATTTATCCCGAGAACCTTAACAGTAAGAAGAAATTTGGAGCAGATGACAAAAGTGAAGCAAAAAGCAAATCAGTGATGCCAAAGAATTCTCTCCACCTCGACCTGGAAAAGAGAGATTTGAATGGCAACTTCcccaaaacaacccccaaaaTCCAGAGCTCTCCAGATCTTGAGAACTTGACTCCAAAGCACTTTGTAGAAAGAGAGAAAGATTCAATATCCCCCGAGAGCTTAAAGTCCAACACTTCACTGTCTTCTGAAGAGAAACAAGACAAGCTAGggactctctttttctctttagaGTACAACTTTGAGAAGAAGGCATTTGTGGTGAACATCAAAGAAGCACGTGGATTGCCAGCAATGGATGAACAGTCAATGACTTCTGATCCCTACATCAAAATGACAATCTTACCTGAGAAGAAGCACAAAGTGAAAACCAGAGTGCTGAGAAAAACCTTAGATCCAGCTTTCGATGAAACCTTTACATTTTATGGGATCCCCTATAGCCAAGTCCAAGATTTAATCCTTCACTTTATGATCTTGAGCTTTGACAGGTTTTCCAGAGATGACATCATTGGAGAAGTCCTTATTCCACTTGAAGGAATTGAATTGTCTGAGGGAAGGATGCTAATGAACAGGGAGATCATCAAAAGAAATGTTAGG AAGTCATCTGGACGTGGAGAATTACTGATCTCTCTCTGTTACCAGTCTACAACAAACACTCTAACCGTGGTTGTTTTGAAAGCCAGGCACCTACCCAAAGCTGACGTTTCAGGATTATCAG ATCCTTATGTCAAAGTGAACCTCTACCATGCTAAGAAGAGAATCTCTAAAAAGAAAACCCATGTGAAGAAATGCACCCCCAATGCAGTATTCAATGAATTGTTTGTCTTTGACATTCCTTGTGAGGGCCTTGAAGATATCAGCATTGAATTTTTGGTTTTGGATTCAGATAGGGGGTCCAGGAATGAGATTATTGGCCGGTTAACCCTGGGAGCTTCAGCAGAAGGAACAAGTGGAGAGCACTGGAAGGAAATTTGTGAATATCCTAGGAGACAAATTGCCAAGTGGCATATGCTGTGTGATGGTTAG
- the SYT4 gene encoding synaptotagmin-4 isoform X2, whose protein sequence is MAPISASREEFVSLFAWICCQRKSSKSNKTPPYKFVHVLKGVDIYPENLNSKKKFGADDKSEAKSKSVMPKNSLHLDLEKRDLNGNFPKTTPKIQSSPDLENLTPKHFVEREKDSISPESLKSNTSLSSEEKQDKLGTLFFSLEYNFEKKAFVVNIKEARGLPAMDEQSMTSDPYIKMTILPEKKHKVKTRVLRKTLDPAFDETFTFYGIPYSQVQDLILHFMILSFDRFSRDDIIGEVLIPLEGIELSEGRMLMNREIIKRNVRKSSGRGELLISLCYQSTTNTLTVVVLKARHLPKADVSGLSDPYVKVNLYHAKKRISKKKTHVKKCTPNAVFNELFVFDIPCEGLEDISIEFLVLDSDRGSRNEIIGRLTLGASAEGTSGEHWKEICEYPRRQIAKWHMLCDG, encoded by the exons TCTCCCTCTTTGCTTGGATCTGCTGCCAGCGTAAATCTTCCAAATCCAACAAGACCCCTCCCTACAAATTTGTCCATGTGCTGAAGGGGGTTGACATTTATCCCGAGAACCTTAACAGTAAGAAGAAATTTGGAGCAGATGACAAAAGTGAAGCAAAAAGCAAATCAGTGATGCCAAAGAATTCTCTCCACCTCGACCTGGAAAAGAGAGATTTGAATGGCAACTTCcccaaaacaacccccaaaaTCCAGAGCTCTCCAGATCTTGAGAACTTGACTCCAAAGCACTTTGTAGAAAGAGAGAAAGATTCAATATCCCCCGAGAGCTTAAAGTCCAACACTTCACTGTCTTCTGAAGAGAAACAAGACAAGCTAGggactctctttttctctttagaGTACAACTTTGAGAAGAAGGCATTTGTGGTGAACATCAAAGAAGCACGTGGATTGCCAGCAATGGATGAACAGTCAATGACTTCTGATCCCTACATCAAAATGACAATCTTACCTGAGAAGAAGCACAAAGTGAAAACCAGAGTGCTGAGAAAAACCTTAGATCCAGCTTTCGATGAAACCTTTACATTTTATGGGATCCCCTATAGCCAAGTCCAAGATTTAATCCTTCACTTTATGATCTTGAGCTTTGACAGGTTTTCCAGAGATGACATCATTGGAGAAGTCCTTATTCCACTTGAAGGAATTGAATTGTCTGAGGGAAGGATGCTAATGAACAGGGAGATCATCAAAAGAAATGTTAGG AAGTCATCTGGACGTGGAGAATTACTGATCTCTCTCTGTTACCAGTCTACAACAAACACTCTAACCGTGGTTGTTTTGAAAGCCAGGCACCTACCCAAAGCTGACGTTTCAGGATTATCAG ATCCTTATGTCAAAGTGAACCTCTACCATGCTAAGAAGAGAATCTCTAAAAAGAAAACCCATGTGAAGAAATGCACCCCCAATGCAGTATTCAATGAATTGTTTGTCTTTGACATTCCTTGTGAGGGCCTTGAAGATATCAGCATTGAATTTTTGGTTTTGGATTCAGATAGGGGGTCCAGGAATGAGATTATTGGCCGGTTAACCCTGGGAGCTTCAGCAGAAGGAACAAGTGGAGAGCACTGGAAGGAAATTTGTGAATATCCTAGGAGACAAATTGCCAAGTGGCATATGCTGTGTGATGGTTAG